Genomic segment of uncultured Desulfobacter sp.:
ACTTCTGCCCAAGCGCAAGACACCGCCCGCCCTGACCCTGAAAGAACTTAATAGCCTGGTCTCTGCCCCCAATATTTTGATCTCCCACAACCACTACGATCATTTGGACCGCAGGTCTATAAAAGGCTTGCCCGAGGATTCCCGGGTCTTTGTGCCCCAGGGCCTGGCGGCCATGGTCAAAAAGATGAACAAACCCCATACCCAGGCCATGGACTGGTGGGAAGAAAAAATTTTAGGTCCAGGCATCAAACTGGTCTGCCTTCCCACCCAGCACTGGTCCATGCGCATCAACCAGGGCCGGAACAAAAGTCTGTGGGCCGCATGGTTGCTGATCACGCCTGACACCACCTTTTATTTTGGCGGGGATACCGGCTATTTCAAAGGGTTCAAAGAGACAGGGAAAAAATATCCGGGCATCGACTATGCCTTCATGGCCACCACCGCCTACCATCCCAGATGGTTTATGCACTACCAGCACATGAATATTCCGGAAGCGGTTAAAGGTTTTAATGAACTGGGGGCAAAATGCTTCATCCCCACCCAGTGGGGTACGTTTCATTTGGGCAGTGAACCAGCCGGCTTTCCCGGCCTTGAACTTAAGCACTTTATCCAGACCCGGAAACTGGATTCATCCCGGTTCAAAATTATGGATATCGGTGAAATATTAGAGATCAGTCCCTGACTTAGACGGGGCATTTCCCATGATCAATTTTATTGCCCTGTCTGTGTTTTTGATACATTAGTTAGGATTGTCTTATTTAG
This window contains:
- a CDS encoding MBL fold metallo-hydrolase, with protein sequence MPVVLFLLACSPKEKQTFSEDVWEKEVAGTQEADFYAPHKKDGRYFAPWMKMPDKSFLDVLGWKLFSKTNYTKAERAFLPKILPSTPERIQKTRGDFILWIGHNTFLVRTGGQYWLTDPIFSERALLPKRKTPPALTLKELNSLVSAPNILISHNHYDHLDRRSIKGLPEDSRVFVPQGLAAMVKKMNKPHTQAMDWWEEKILGPGIKLVCLPTQHWSMRINQGRNKSLWAAWLLITPDTTFYFGGDTGYFKGFKETGKKYPGIDYAFMATTAYHPRWFMHYQHMNIPEAVKGFNELGAKCFIPTQWGTFHLGSEPAGFPGLELKHFIQTRKLDSSRFKIMDIGEILEISP